CTGTTGCTGAGAAATTTTGAAATTCTTTGTTAAAACCCCGGTTTTACGAGCAGAAAAAAGACATAGTGGCTTGGAGAGTATGACCATCAACAACCAAGGAGATGTCCAGATATAAATCAGACTCAAATGGAACAGCTACAAGGGATCTGGACAAGGGAATCAGGCCATCAGTTCCTACAATTATTCGTTTCTGTTGCTGTTTCAGAAAGAGTACGCTAGTAGCCCTGCATTTGTCCAATTCAGTGTTGGATGCGGAAATGCATCCATGAACATTTACTGCAACGGAGGTCTTTAACCTAACCTCCACTCGTGCTATAGTGGCATGAGCATAAAAGCCCATGAGAAGAACAATATCTCCTGTGCCATCAGTTGAAGCAAGTTTTACCTCCTGTAAATAAGCATCATCTCTAGAGTAAAATTGCTTATTAGCAAAAACATCATATATGTGACCCTTGAAGGCGCCATGAAAGAGATCAATGTCCAGGCTGTTACAATCATTTTGGAAAGGAATAGGGCCTTTGATGTCCTTGACATCAAATTCATCTCCGGGTTGAAGTGTTTCCCTAGTGTCCTCCTCATCTACTTGGCCTACATTGTATATGTCAAGAATACCAACAGGAGATGCCATGTAAATCCTGCCAAGCTGATTCCGAGGCTCTACATTAACTTCGCCTAGATAGACTATTCCAACGATCTCCAACATGGAGTTGCATTGTTTCTGAAGGGACATAATATTAATGTTAGTTAGTAACTTAGTGGAGAGTAGGAAAGATATCTATACCAATTAAATCCCAACAACTGTGTCCCTGCTTTTTCTCTTTAGATTAAACACGTATACATTACACAAGTACTACCTGCAGGTTGTGGGGATAATTGATTACATAAGACAATATACATGGGACTCGGGAATTCTAATATCGCTTATATCCCTAATTTTTACAATGATCCTACCAGCAACAGCTTAAAAAGAAACAGAGACGGTGAACTGAAGATGTTATCCCATATGACTGGACGTACGTGTATACAAAACCCTAGTACGGTATATCTATAAAAACATGAGTACGAGTACTAGGTATTAATTCTTCCGATTAATCCTCGATTTTCGataaatcaaatatatatatatatatatatatatacctgcATCCAGATCTCATCATCGTCCTCTAATTCGTCCTCGTCTGAATCTGAACAAAAATCTACAGGCAGCCGTTGATCCGGTAATCCCAAGGATTTTCTCATCTCTCTATAACTGTCGTAATAACTGCAATCCAAGATCAACACAAACAGCATAAATCAACACGATTAATTTAATAAATCAACGAATACCAAACAAACAAATCAAACCTGATAATTACATTGACTAGACCGACTACCGACAAACTTTTAAtttttcgtctttaatataacagtatatattatatatatatattatactatTGTAAGCAAAACATAGGATAATTTAGTTGGTTGGTTCTCATCTTCACATCTTCCATAAAAAAAATACCCATTTCCATAAAAACAAAACACAAATTACATGCACGTTAAAAACATACATACGCATCACAACTATTCCAAGTTCCCTTTCCCGCCACATACATGACTCTTTATTCATTCAATAGTCTAACCATCAGTCCCCTCAGTGTAACAACTAACAACACCGCTAAGTCCCTAGCAAAAAGAGAGAAGTAATAATTTTATATGTCTATCAAAGTTTTACATGGATAATAAAAAATAGAACATAATATTATTTTGTTATCAAATAGATATATGGCTGATTAAAATATATAGTTATAAAGAATAAACTAAGATTTatattttttatgaaaaatgatttttttaccTATAAGTTGGTTTCAGAGAAACCAAACTTAACACGACTTAAATAAAAAAAAGTCTTGTCTTTTGACATGGTAGTATTGTTCTCTCGTTGAGAGGTCTTTATCGTTTCAGAAAGTTTTAAGTTCAGTGTTTGTCTAGTCATCTAGTTTAAATCCCATGGATACGGTTCGCAGCAGTCTTCAGGAAATGGAGGAAGGTTTCGCTATGATTAGTTTGGAAGAGGAGGAACAAGGAGGTATAACTTATGATGAAAAGGAAGGGGGCCTGGGTGAAGTGGATACAAGGTGGTGTCTTGTTGGGCGGTTTCTTATTGAGTCACTCATCGATTATCAGGCGATGCAGCACAAGATGGCGTCACTTTGGCGACCAGGCAAAGGGATGTATGTTAAACAATTGGAGGCTAATAGATTCATGTTCCAGTTCTACCACGAAATAGACATCAAGAGGGTGATAGATGGAAGTCCGTGGACTTTTGGACGATTCCATTTGTTATTTGCAAGGCTGAAAGAAGGAGACAACCCAAGAACATTGCCCATCAACAAATTAGATATATGAGTACAACTGCACGATATGGAGGCTGGATTTATGTCACAACGGGTGGTACGGGATATAGGAGACTACATTGGTACATTTGTGGAATCAGATGCAAAAAATTTCATAGGGGTTTGGAGGGAGTATATGTGTGTCCGTGTTATAATTTCGATTGATAATCCGTTGAAGAGGAGGATGAAGTTAAAGAAAAACGCAGCAAACTGGTGTTGGGTCAACTTAAGTATGAGGAGATCCCGACTTTTTATTTTATCTGTGGTTTGCTAGGCCATAGTGACAAGTTCTGCGCCAAGTTATTTGACACACCGGAGGAACCGATCGAAAAACCCTATGGTTCTTGGATGCGTGCTGAGCCTCATCGGCGAAATCATACTATAGGAAGTAAGTGGCTTAGAACGGGAGGGGCGGCTCCGGTGAGTAGTACAGTGACCGACAGAGGTGACAAGGTTGTTACCGAAATTGGTGCTAATTTGAATTATCAAGGAGGGAATCCAGGAATAACAGATATGAGTAACATAAAAGAAGCCGGAGCCAGTAACGGAGTCAATCAAGGGATCCTATCTGCAAGTCCTAACAGAAATATAAATATAGTAGCAATCGATCAGGATAATAATTCGTTGAAAGAGGGACCCACAATTGCTGAGCTGGAAAATAAGGCCCTGGTGATAAACGACCCAAAACGTAGAAGGAAGGATAATGAGGTTGGGCCCAATGGGAGTAGTACTACGGACTTGGACATTATCATGAGCC
The sequence above is a segment of the Apium graveolens cultivar Ventura unplaced genomic scaffold, ASM990537v1 ctg8143, whole genome shotgun sequence genome. Coding sequences within it:
- the LOC141704705 gene encoding uncharacterized protein LOC141704705; its protein translation is MLFVLILDCSYYDSYREMRKSLGLPDQRLPVDFCSDSDEDELEDDDEIWMQKQCNSMLEIVGIVYLGEVNVEPRNQLGRIYMASPVGILDIYNVGQVDEEDTRETLQPGDEFDVKDIKGPIPFQNDCNSLDIDLFHGAFKGHIYDVFANKQFYSRDDAYLQEVKLASTDGTGDIVLLMGFYAHATIARVEVRLKTSVAVNVHGCISASNTELDKCRATSVLFLKQQQKRIIVGTDGLIPLSRSLVAVPFESDLYLDISLVVDGHTLQATMSFFCS